GAGGTCAACAGTGTACGGATTGATGATCTGATCCGTCTTTTCGCGGCGGTCCCGCAGGGCATCGAACGCCGAGACCGAGCGTTGCTCGGCCTCGAACAGGATGTCAAGGGCTCGGCGCCGCGCTTTTCCACGGGCGGAAGTGGGAGCGCTCACTCGTTGACGCGCCCCAGATAGTCGCCCGTGCGGGTATCAACCTTGACGCGCGTTCCCTGTTCGACGAACAACGGAACCTGGATCTCATACCCGGTTTCCAGTGTGGCCGGCTTGTTGCCGCCCGTAGAACGGTCCCCCTGTAGCCCTGGTTCCGTGTAGGTGATCTCCAGAACCACTGACGGAGGTAGCTCAACATACAGCGCGGAGCCTTCATACATGGCGATGTTGACGTTCAGATTCTCCAACATGAAGTTTGCATTCTCGCCGATCGTTTCGCCGGGAACTGTTAGCTGGTCATAGTCGGCGTTGTCCATGAAAACATAGTCAGCACCGTCCTGATACAAGTACTGGTAGTCACGGCGATCTACGGTGGCGGTCTCAATTTTAAGCCCGGCATTGAAGGTCTTGTCGACAAGCTTTCCCGACCTGACGTTGCGAAGCTTCGTACGAACAAACGCACCGCCCTTACCCGGCTTCACATGCTGAAACTCGATGACGGACCAGAGGTTGCCCTCAAGTTTTAGAACGGTGCCGTTCTTG
This region of Arthrobacter roseus genomic DNA includes:
- the efp gene encoding elongation factor P codes for the protein MATTNDIKNGTVLKLEGNLWSVIEFQHVKPGKGGAFVRTKLRNVRSGKLVDKTFNAGLKIETATVDRRDYQYLYQDGADYVFMDNADYDQLTVPGETIGENANFMLENLNVNIAMYEGSALYVELPPSVVLEITYTEPGLQGDRSTGGNKPATLETGYEIQVPLFVEQGTRVKVDTRTGDYLGRVNE